The genomic window GCGTATCGCGGAGGTGGTCACCGTGGAGGCGCTGCTGCCCCCGCGGGTCGGCGGCGGCACGCCCCGCGGGCGCCCGCAGCTGTGGTTCGTCACCGGGGCCGGGCGCAGCGCCCTGGCCCTCGACGGCACCGTGTGGGACGGGAAGAGCCTGCAGGAGATCGCCCGGCTCAGCGGCGCGCGGCACCTGAACTTCCGGCGGGCCACCCCGGCCGAGGTGCGCGAGCACCGGCCCCACCTGGTCTCCTGGCGGGTGCGTTATCCGCGGCTGCGGTACGCGGTGTCCTCGCTCGCCCTCGTGGCCGCGATCGCGCTGGCCGTGTGGTGGGCGCTCGCCTCCCGGGCCGGGTGAGCGGCGGGCCGTCACTCCGCCCGCCGGCTCCCACGATGTCCCTGCACGCCCCGCAACGCCGCTTCACAACGAACGGCCGGTCCCCCCGGGAGGGGACCGGCCGTTCGCGGTGGTCCGGTGGCACGTGCACCCCGCACGTGCCCGGCGGCGCCCGAACCTGCCGCCTCGCAGCGGTTCCGCGGCGGATCCCGCTCAGCGGAACCGGTTCAGCGGGCGCGGTTCGAGGGATGCGGCTCAGCGGGCGGCGCTGCTGCCGCCGTCGCCCGGTCCGGCGTGGCCGCCGTGGGCCGGGGCATCCGCCGCGCGCGCGTCGTCGTGCCCCGGCGCGGTGGGGCCGCCCGTGCGGTCCGTGCCCTCGTGCTGGCGGGCGCGGTCGATCTCGGCCTTGCGCTCCTCGTTGGCCTCCCGGGTCAGCTCGGCGCCGGCCTCGGCGTCGCGCGTGAGGTTCTCACCCGTCTCGGGGTTGAACACGTGCATCCGGCGGCTGTCCAGCCAGATCTTGGACGTGGACCCGCCGCGGATGCGCGAGGACGCGTCCAGGGAGACGATCACCTGCGCCGGCATCTCGTCCGCGTCCAGCTCCTGGGCCAGCTCGTTGAGCTTGTGCTGGACCGTCTCGTCCTGCTGGTAGCGGATGTAGCCGTACTGCTGGTTGCCCAGCCACTCCGTGTGGGTGAACTCGGCGTCGAACGTGGTGCCGTGCCCAGCCTTGGCCTCGTCCACGAACTTGGCGTCCTCGAAGTGCTCCGGGCGCAGCCCCAGCAGCACGATCTCGGGAGCACCCGAGAGCGAGGCGCGCACGCGCTGCGGGATCTCGATCTCGCCGATGGGCGTCTGGAACACACCGCCCTCGATCCGCGCGGGGATGAAGTTCATGGACGGGGCTCCGATGAACCCGGCGACGAACAGGTTGACGGGCTGTTCGTAGAGCTCCCGCGGGGACGCGATCTGCTGCAGCTGACCGCGCTTGAGCACGGCCACGCGGTCCCCGAGGGTCATGGCCTCGGTCTGGTCGTGGGTCACGTAGATGGAGGTGATGCCCATGCGGCGCTGCAGCTGCGCGATCTCGGTGCGCATCTGGCCGCGCAGCTTGGCGTCCAGGTTGGACAGCGGCTCGTCGAACAGGAACGCGTCCGCGTCGCGCACGATCGCGCGGCCCATGGCCACACGCTGGCGCTGACCGCCCGAGAGGTTCGCGGGCTTGCGCTCGAGGTGCTCGTTGAGGTCCAGGGTCTCCGCGGCCTCGCGCACCTTGCGGTCGATCTCGTCGTCGCTGAACTGGCCCTTGGCCAGGCGCAGCGGGAACGCGATGTTCTCGTACACCGACAGGTGCGGGTACAGGGCGTAGTTCTGGAACACCATGGACAGGTTGCGGTCGCGCGGCTGGCGGTCGTTGACCCGCTCGCCGTCGATCAGCAGATCGCCGCTGGTGATGTCCTCGAGCCCCACGACCATGCGCAGCAGGGTGGACTTGCCGCAGCCCGAGGGGCCCACGAGGATCAGGAACTCGCCGTCGGCGATGTCGATGGAGATGTCGTTGACCGCCGGAAAGCCGTCGTCGTACTTCTTGACGAGGTGCTCCATGGTGATAGCTGCCATGTTCTGTCAGTCCTAACTGTGTCCGAGCGTGAATGGGGAGGGCCGGGCTCAGCCCTTGACGGCGCCCTGGGTCAGACCGGAGACGATCTGGCGCTGGAAGGCCAGCACGAGGAGCACCACGGGGATCGTCACGATGATGGCGGCCGCGGAGATCGCGCCCGCGGGGTCCTCGAACTGCGAGGCGCCCGTGAAGAACGCGAGGGCCGCGGGCACCGGGCGGGCCGCCGAGGTGGAGGTCAGGCCGATCCCGTACACGAAGTCGTTCCACGCGATGAAGAACGCGATGATCGCCGTGGTGAACACACCCGGCAGGGTCAGCGGCACGATCACCTTGCGGAACGCCTGCCAGGTGGTGGCGCCGTCCACTTGGGCCGCGCGCTCCAGGTCCCACGGGATCTGCTGGAAGAAGGCGGCCAGCGTCCAGATGGAGATCGGCAGCGTCAGGGAGAGGTAGGGGATGATCAGGCCGAGCCAGGTGTCGTACAGGCCCACCTGGCGCCACAGGTTGAACAGCGGCGTGACGATCGAGATCACCGGGAACATCGAGACCATCAGCGCCGTGGTCAGCACGAGCTTCTTGCCCGGGAAGTCCAGGCGGGCGATCGCGTACGCGCACAGCGTGGCCAGCACCACGGCGATCAGCGTGGCGATCAGGGAGATCCCGATCGAGTTGCGCAGGGCCGGCAGGAACAGGTCTTTGGCGTCGCCCACGAAGATCTGCTGGTAGTTCTCGGACACGAACGTGGTGGGGAGGAACTTCCCCGAGTTCAGGTCCGAGGGGGACTTGAAGGAGGTCATCAGGATGGACAGCACCGGGAACAGTGCGTAGACCAGCACCAGGACCGAGACCACGGTCCACCCGATTTTCTGCTTAGTGCTCAACATGACGGGTCACTTCCCCTTCCCAGAGCCACCGGTGAGGTCCACCTTGAAGATCTTGATCGCCACGAGCGCGATGAGCATCACGCAGATGAAAAGGATCACCGAGATGGCCGAACCCAGGCCGATTTCCAGACGACCGATGGACGTGCGGTACGCGAGCAGCGAGAGCGTCTCGGTGCCGTACTGTCCCTGGGTCATGATGAAGACGTTGTCGAAGATGCGGAAGGCGTCCAGCGCGCGGAACACCACGGCCACCATGATGGCGGCCTTCATGTTCGGCAGGACCACCCGCACGAGGCGCTGCCACGAGGACGCGCCGTCCACGCGGGCCGCCTCGGAGAGCTCACCGGGAACCTGGGCCAGGCCGGAGAGCAGCAGCAGCGAGATGAACGGCGTGGTCTTCCAGATCTCGGACGCCATGATCACGGTCAGGGACGGGCCCGCGGAGGCGAACCAGTTGAAGTCCGGGCCGATCACGGGCAGCCACGAGAGCCAGTTGTTCACGTAGCCCGTGGTGATGTCGAACGCGTAGAACCACGCGAACGCCGAGACCACGGTGATGATGCCGTAGGGGACCAGGATGGCGGTGCGCAGCAGCCCGCGGGTGGCCTTGACGGCGCTGTGCATCACCAGGGCGAGCGCGAGGCCCAGCACGAGCTCCACGAGCACGGTGACCACCGTGATCAGCAGGGTCACGCCGAGGTCCCGCCAGAAGAGGCTGTCCGAGAGGACCGTGGCGTAGTTGCCCAGGAACACGAACTCCTTGTCCCCGGGGGCGGTCAGGCGGAACGAGAACAGCGAGTCCCAGAGGGCCTGCACGATGGGGTACAGGGTCACCAGGAGCATGATCACGAAGGCCGGGCCGGCGAGCAGCCACCCCAGCTTCCGCTCGGAGCGGGCACGGTCCGAGAGCTGCGCCTTCTTGCGGGGCTTCCCGGGCGCGGCGTCGCGAGCGCGAGAGTCGACGGTTGTGCTCACAGCAGCGCATCTCCCTTCAGGACTTCCTGGATGAACTCGGTGGTCTCACGAGGGGTGTCCTCGGTGACCTCGCTCGGCGGGGTCCAGTGCTGCTGGATGGCCGTGGAGATCTCGTTGTAGTACGGGGTCTGGGCGCGCGGCTTGGCGTCGTCCAGGGACTTGCGGATGGTGTCCGCCATGGGGAACGCCTTCCGAGCGGCGGGGTCGTCGAACGCCTTGGCGGACGAGGGCGGGTTGCCGTTGGTGGCGAAGTACTGCGCCTGGTGCTCGGTGGAGACGATGCACTGCACGGCCTGCCACGCGAGGTCCTGGTGCTGCGAGTTGGCACCCACGCCCAGGTTGATTCCGCCCAGCGGGGCGGCGGCGGTGGTGTCCGCGTTGACGCGCGGCCACGTGGTCCACTTGATGTCGTCCACCACGGACTGGTCCAGGGAGCCCTCCTCCACCGCGCCCTTGGAGGCGGAGTAGATGAAGGGGTAGTTGACCATGAAGGAGCCCTTGTCTCCCTGGAACTGGATCATGGAGGCGTTCTCGTCCTGGGTGGCCAGGCCCGGCCCGCCCAGGCCCTCACGGCCGATGGTCCCGATGATGTCCGCGGCCTTCTTCCCGGCCTCGGAGTCCAGCCTCACGCGGGCGTCCTGACCCTCCTGGCCGTCGGTCACGATGTGCCCGCCGTTGGACTCCACGAGACCGTTGACCCACACGGACATGGACTCACCGCGGATGCCCTGCACGCCCAGGTACTTGTCCTGGGAACGGGCGGCCCCGATGATCTGGTCCCACGTGACGGGCTTGGACATGTCCAGCCCCGCGGCCTTGGCCACGGACTCGCGGTACCACAGCAGCTGGGTGTTGGCCCAGAAAGGGACGGCCACGAGCTCGCCGTTCCATGTGGCGCCCTTGAGCGGACCCTCCAGGGTGTCCTGGGTGGTGGCCTTGGCAACGTCCTGCGGCGGCTTGGCCAGGAACCCCGGCTCGGCGAGCTCGGCCACGAAGGGCGGGTCCAGGCTCATGATGTCCATCGAGGAGTCCCCGGCGGCGAGACGGCGCGCGAGCTGTTCACGCTGCGAGGAGGCGTCGCGCGGCAGCAGGGAGGTCTGGATGGTGTACTTGCCGCCCGAGGCCTCGGAGCAGTCCTGCGCGATGACGGCCTGGCCGCCGTCGTCGGGGTTGATGTACCAGGTGAGCGTGGGCGGTCCGGATTCCCCGCCGCTGCACCCCGTGAGCAGCATGACGGACGCGGCTGCGGCGGCCGCGGCGCTGCGGACGGCACGCGGTGTCCCGGCCCTGCGTGAGTGGTGGGTGGGCTTCACTGTGGTTCCTCCCCTGGCGAGCGCGAGTGCTGAGCGGATCTGCCCGGCGGCCCCGCGGGGATCCCAGCCGGTTCAGCATTTGCACAGTCTACGGGTGGCGTGGCTCACTTCGCCCGTGTGACTCGACGTCAGGAGAGGAAAGCCGCGATGCCTGCCATCGCGAGCATAGAGACCACCGTGGTGAGCAGCACGGTGTCCCGGCACACGGTGGTGGCGCGGTCGTAGCGCACGGCCGCCACGTACAGGTTCTGGGCCGTGGGCAGGGCCGCCATGACCACGGCCGCGTACAGGGTCGGGCCGGTCAGTCCCAGGGACAGGGCCAGGCCCCAGGCGAGGGCGGGGTGCAGCAGCACCTTGGCACCCGTGGCGAGCAGCGTGTCCGCGCGCGCACCGGGCGCGGACAGCGGCCGGGCACCCACCAGGGAGATCCCGAACGCGAGCAGCATGGCGGGCACGGCGGCCCCCGCGACGATCCGCACGGGCTCCATCACCAGCTCGGGCGGCGTCACGCCCGTGGCCGAGGCCGCGATGCCCAGGGCGGAGCCCACGATCAGCGGATTGCTCACCACGGTGCGCAGCACGGAACC from Kocuria rhizophila DC2201 includes these protein-coding regions:
- a CDS encoding ABC transporter ATP-binding protein gives rise to the protein MAAITMEHLVKKYDDGFPAVNDISIDIADGEFLILVGPSGCGKSTLLRMVVGLEDITSGDLLIDGERVNDRQPRDRNLSMVFQNYALYPHLSVYENIAFPLRLAKGQFSDDEIDRKVREAAETLDLNEHLERKPANLSGGQRQRVAMGRAIVRDADAFLFDEPLSNLDAKLRGQMRTEIAQLQRRMGITSIYVTHDQTEAMTLGDRVAVLKRGQLQQIASPRELYEQPVNLFVAGFIGAPSMNFIPARIEGGVFQTPIGEIEIPQRVRASLSGAPEIVLLGLRPEHFEDAKFVDEAKAGHGTTFDAEFTHTEWLGNQQYGYIRYQQDETVQHKLNELAQELDADEMPAQVIVSLDASSRIRGGSTSKIWLDSRRMHVFNPETGENLTRDAEAGAELTREANEERKAEIDRARQHEGTDRTGGPTAPGHDDARAADAPAHGGHAGPGDGGSSAAR
- a CDS encoding carbohydrate ABC transporter permease, producing the protein MLSTKQKIGWTVVSVLVLVYALFPVLSILMTSFKSPSDLNSGKFLPTTFVSENYQQIFVGDAKDLFLPALRNSIGISLIATLIAVVLATLCAYAIARLDFPGKKLVLTTALMVSMFPVISIVTPLFNLWRQVGLYDTWLGLIIPYLSLTLPISIWTLAAFFQQIPWDLERAAQVDGATTWQAFRKVIVPLTLPGVFTTAIIAFFIAWNDFVYGIGLTSTSAARPVPAALAFFTGASQFEDPAGAISAAAIIVTIPVVLLVLAFQRQIVSGLTQGAVKG
- a CDS encoding carbohydrate ABC transporter permease; amino-acid sequence: MSTTVDSRARDAAPGKPRKKAQLSDRARSERKLGWLLAGPAFVIMLLVTLYPIVQALWDSLFSFRLTAPGDKEFVFLGNYATVLSDSLFWRDLGVTLLITVVTVLVELVLGLALALVMHSAVKATRGLLRTAILVPYGIITVVSAFAWFYAFDITTGYVNNWLSWLPVIGPDFNWFASAGPSLTVIMASEIWKTTPFISLLLLSGLAQVPGELSEAARVDGASSWQRLVRVVLPNMKAAIMVAVVFRALDAFRIFDNVFIMTQGQYGTETLSLLAYRTSIGRLEIGLGSAISVILFICVMLIALVAIKIFKVDLTGGSGKGK
- a CDS encoding extracellular solute-binding protein → MKPTHHSRRAGTPRAVRSAAAAAAASVMLLTGCSGGESGPPTLTWYINPDDGGQAVIAQDCSEASGGKYTIQTSLLPRDASSQREQLARRLAAGDSSMDIMSLDPPFVAELAEPGFLAKPPQDVAKATTQDTLEGPLKGATWNGELVAVPFWANTQLLWYRESVAKAAGLDMSKPVTWDQIIGAARSQDKYLGVQGIRGESMSVWVNGLVESNGGHIVTDGQEGQDARVRLDSEAGKKAADIIGTIGREGLGGPGLATQDENASMIQFQGDKGSFMVNYPFIYSASKGAVEEGSLDQSVVDDIKWTTWPRVNADTTAAAPLGGINLGVGANSQHQDLAWQAVQCIVSTEHQAQYFATNGNPPSSAKAFDDPAARKAFPMADTIRKSLDDAKPRAQTPYYNEISTAIQQHWTPPSEVTEDTPRETTEFIQEVLKGDALL
- a CDS encoding AEC family transporter, giving the protein MSGVASGFFIVWAVIGLGWVIGRLGVLGENGQQVLSRLAFYVASPPLLFTTLAQADVRHVFSAPLLVAAGSAWLTMLGYGLVSRFALHRDAATVVMGSQAAGQVNSANLGIPIALFVLGDASQVAPVMLFQLALNSPLYLTAMDTITGGRRPTVGSVLRTVVSNPLIVGSALGIAASATGVTPPELVMEPVRIVAGAAVPAMLLAFGISLVGARPLSAPGARADTLLATGAKVLLHPALAWGLALSLGLTGPTLYAAVVMAALPTAQNLYVAAVRYDRATTVCRDTVLLTTVVSMLAMAGIAAFLS